A stretch of Desulfobacter hydrogenophilus DNA encodes these proteins:
- a CDS encoding ABC transporter ATP-binding protein — MADKKHALISLTGVTKAYGSNEARIFALRGIDLSIDSGEFISVMGPSGSGKSTCMNILGCLDTPTSGQYKFGGVEVSHMSRKQLATLRRFYLGFVFQGFNLLNRTTAMENVELPLVYRGIPPKKRKTLARKALEQVGLAGREAHTPGELSGGQQQRVAIARAIATTPSVLFADEPTGNLDTARSHEIMELLKQLNREHNITVVMVTHESDMAAYSDRIIHFVDGQVADVENGQAAAAKGGQDR, encoded by the coding sequence ATGGCTGACAAAAAACATGCGTTGATCTCCCTGACCGGTGTCACCAAGGCCTACGGCAGCAACGAAGCAAGGATTTTTGCGTTACGCGGTATTGATCTGTCCATTGACTCCGGTGAATTTATTTCGGTGATGGGGCCGTCCGGCTCGGGAAAATCCACCTGCATGAACATCCTGGGATGCCTGGATACCCCCACATCGGGCCAGTATAAATTTGGCGGGGTTGAGGTCAGCCATATGAGCCGCAAGCAGCTGGCCACCCTGCGCCGGTTTTACCTGGGCTTTGTGTTCCAGGGATTTAACCTGCTTAACCGGACCACGGCCATGGAAAATGTGGAACTGCCCCTGGTGTACAGAGGCATTCCGCCAAAGAAACGAAAAACGTTGGCGCGCAAGGCACTTGAACAGGTAGGGCTTGCAGGACGTGAAGCCCACACCCCCGGCGAACTGTCCGGGGGACAGCAGCAGCGAGTGGCCATTGCCCGGGCCATTGCCACCACCCCTTCGGTATTATTTGCCGACGAGCCCACGGGCAACCTGGACACAGCCAGAAGCCATGAGATCATGGAACTTTTAAAACAATTGAACCGGGAACATAACATTACCGTGGTCATGGTCACCCATGAATCGGATATGGCCGCTTACTCAGACCGGATCATTCACTTTGTGGACGGACAGGTGGCAGATGTTGAAAACGGACAGGCAGCGGCAGCAAAAGGAGGTCAGGACCGATGA
- a CDS encoding ABC transporter permease codes for MIWNTFILALRGIRRNVMRSVLTILGIIIGVAAVITLVTIGNGTTAQVTQQIAAMGTNVLLINPGQRRGPGGAAKAPSFSIKDVQAIERQIHNLSGVAPAVSASAVAVVGNQNWSTSITGTTNDFFTVRNWTIKAGRTFSDNEISAGRTVCVVGDTIRENLFGDVDPLGQKLRLGKVSCQIVGLLEAKGNSSMGGDQDDCVIMPMKAVQRRFSGNKDIPFIQVAVKSDASTTKASATIQALLRKRRHLSDNEEDNFRIMDTKELATMLTSTTKTMTALLGAVAAVSLLVGGIGIMNIMLVSVTERTREIGIRLAIGAYEHEVLLQFLVESVVLSSFGGIFGIILALAASFGATKMLAIPFAPDISIIIIAFFFSAAVGVVFGYFPALKAARMDPIDALRHE; via the coding sequence ATGATCTGGAACACTTTTATCCTGGCATTGCGGGGTATCCGGCGTAATGTCATGCGCTCGGTGCTCACCATTTTAGGTATCATCATCGGCGTGGCCGCCGTGATTACTCTTGTGACCATCGGCAACGGCACCACGGCCCAGGTAACCCAGCAGATTGCTGCTATGGGTACCAATGTACTGCTTATTAACCCGGGCCAGCGCCGCGGTCCCGGCGGGGCAGCCAAGGCCCCGAGTTTCTCAATCAAAGATGTCCAGGCCATTGAGCGGCAGATCCATAATCTGTCCGGTGTGGCCCCGGCCGTATCCGCCTCTGCCGTGGCCGTGGTGGGCAACCAGAACTGGAGCACCAGCATTACCGGCACCACCAATGATTTCTTTACAGTCCGCAACTGGACCATAAAGGCCGGCCGCACCTTTTCAGACAATGAGATCAGTGCCGGCCGCACCGTTTGCGTGGTGGGGGACACCATCCGGGAGAACCTGTTCGGCGACGTGGATCCTTTGGGACAAAAACTGCGTCTGGGCAAGGTCTCCTGTCAGATCGTCGGCCTGTTGGAAGCCAAGGGCAACTCATCTATGGGTGGGGACCAGGATGATTGTGTGATCATGCCCATGAAAGCAGTTCAGCGCCGGTTTTCCGGCAACAAAGACATCCCCTTTATTCAGGTGGCAGTAAAAAGCGACGCCTCCACCACCAAAGCGTCAGCCACTATCCAGGCCCTTTTAAGAAAACGCCGGCACCTATCCGACAATGAAGAGGACAATTTCAGAATCATGGACACCAAGGAGCTTGCCACCATGCTCACCTCCACCACCAAAACCATGACAGCCCTTCTCGGCGCCGTGGCAGCGGTGAGCCTTTTAGTCGGGGGCATAGGTATCATGAACATCATGCTGGTTTCCGTGACCGAACGTACCCGGGAAATCGGCATCCGTCTTGCCATCGGCGCTTATGAACATGAAGTGCTGCTCCAATTTTTAGTGGAATCCGTGGTGCTCTCCTCCTTTGGCGGCATTTTTGGTATTATCCTGGCCCTGGCAGCCTCCTTTGGTGCCACAAAAATGCTGGCCATCCCCTTTGCCCCGGATATCTCCATCATCATTATTGCGTTTTTCTTCTCCGCCGCAGTGGGCGTGGTGTTCGGATATTTCCCGGCCCTGAAGGCGGCCCGCATGGATCCTATTGATGCTTTGCGCCATGAATAA
- a CDS encoding class I SAM-dependent methyltransferase produces the protein MFKVRDCLRPRLDVLKEAGIEKGFSVLDFGCGPGGYIMPLVNIVGPSGKIYALDIHPLAIHEVKKMASRKGLENVETIKSDCSTGLQEKGVDTVLLYDVFHNLGRPDEVLQEIHRILKPGGTLSFSDHHMKEKEVLMRLTDAGMFKFVKKGKTTYSLTKTD, from the coding sequence ATGTTCAAGGTCCGTGATTGCCTTCGCCCCCGCTTGGATGTTTTGAAGGAAGCCGGAATAGAAAAGGGATTTTCCGTGTTGGATTTTGGCTGCGGACCAGGTGGCTACATTATGCCACTCGTAAATATAGTGGGCCCTTCCGGCAAAATTTATGCACTCGACATACATCCACTTGCCATTCACGAAGTCAAAAAAATGGCGTCACGCAAGGGGCTCGAAAACGTTGAGACCATCAAGTCCGATTGCAGCACTGGGCTCCAGGAAAAGGGTGTGGATACTGTTCTGTTATATGATGTCTTCCACAATCTTGGTCGCCCCGATGAAGTCCTGCAAGAGATTCACAGGATATTGAAGCCTGGCGGCACCTTGTCGTTCAGTGACCACCATATGAAAGAAAAGGAAGTGCTCATGCGGCTGACTGATGCCGGAATGTTCAAATTCGTCAAAAAAGGCAAGACAACGTACAGTTTAACCAAAACCGACTGA